The Candidatus Acidiferrales bacterium genome has a segment encoding these proteins:
- a CDS encoding acyl carrier protein gives MTLSIVQKIQRIAADLFQVPAESITVSSSPESIPNWDSVQQLNLILAVEQEFNVQFEPEELDRMHSIGDIISQLQTKSASQS, from the coding sequence TTGACGCTGTCTATTGTCCAGAAAATCCAACGCATTGCTGCCGACCTGTTCCAAGTTCCTGCAGAGAGCATCACGGTGAGTTCAAGCCCAGAAAGTATTCCCAATTGGGATTCAGTTCAGCAGCTCAATCTGATTCTCGCTGTCGAACAAGAATTCAACGTTCAATTTGAACCAGAGGAACTGGATCGGATGCACTCTATCGGCGACATCATCAGCCAGCTGCAAACGAAGAGCGCCTCGCAGTCCTGA
- a CDS encoding glycosyltransferase: protein MAHCNRQELAHDLLFYYPTPNAEKLAPHVEKLTTLYRAAPAWLSQSSGSQRSESSKLRRLARHPGIAAMRNWISLVRQFPIARRLAQVIREGSYDLVHVNNTFTYQAPTLLAARLAGIPVVAHVRNPVTNTQFARFLARRARCLVSVADVHSENIRKMDASLRVVTCRDAVERVLVNPESSRLLHDALAKKGEILVGSLGRLDPQKGFEFLIRAAALVVKEAPNVRFAVAGDGTQKKQLEELIVSLSLQEHFRLIGFRSDSGNFLAALDVYAVSSLWEGLPLALLEAMQLKKAVVATAVGGIPEVVRDHVNGILVPPQETEKLAAAILEVIRNRELRFGLGDIAPKAAEPFCDLKARAAELDSLFPAVLDTRLHDEMRHRNARPTVM from the coding sequence TTGGCGCACTGCAATCGACAAGAGCTGGCGCACGACTTGCTGTTCTACTATCCGACTCCAAATGCAGAAAAGCTTGCGCCGCACGTGGAGAAACTGACGACACTCTACCGGGCCGCGCCGGCATGGCTGAGCCAATCCTCTGGAAGCCAGCGTTCGGAGAGCAGCAAATTGCGACGCCTTGCGCGGCACCCTGGAATTGCCGCAATGCGAAACTGGATATCTCTCGTCCGGCAATTTCCCATCGCACGTCGGCTGGCGCAAGTCATCCGAGAAGGGAGCTACGACTTAGTTCATGTCAATAACACTTTCACTTACCAGGCTCCGACGCTCCTTGCAGCAAGATTAGCTGGCATTCCCGTCGTCGCGCACGTGCGCAATCCTGTGACGAACACTCAGTTCGCTCGCTTTCTCGCTCGACGAGCGAGATGTCTAGTGTCTGTGGCCGACGTGCATTCGGAGAACATCCGCAAAATGGACGCCTCATTGCGCGTTGTAACCTGCCGGGATGCGGTCGAGCGCGTTTTGGTCAACCCTGAGAGTTCCCGCTTATTGCATGACGCGCTCGCAAAGAAAGGCGAGATCTTGGTTGGCTCGCTTGGAAGACTCGATCCGCAGAAGGGCTTCGAGTTCCTGATACGAGCGGCAGCGCTTGTCGTCAAAGAAGCGCCGAACGTTCGGTTTGCCGTCGCTGGCGACGGCACTCAGAAAAAACAGCTCGAAGAACTCATTGTCTCCCTCAGCTTACAGGAACATTTTCGGCTCATAGGGTTTCGTTCGGATTCCGGGAACTTTCTTGCTGCATTGGACGTTTACGCCGTCTCTTCATTGTGGGAGGGATTGCCGCTTGCCTTGCTTGAGGCGATGCAACTGAAAAAGGCTGTAGTGGCAACAGCGGTCGGGGGAATTCCCGAGGTTGTGCGGGATCATGTAAACGGCATCCTAGTGCCACCTCAAGAAACAGAGAAACTTGCCGCGGCGATTCTGGAAGTGATTCGCAATCGTGAATTGAGATTTGGACTGGGTGATATTGCGCCGAAGGCCGCTGAGCCATTCTGTGACTTGAAGGCGCGAGCAGCCGAACTGGATTCCTTATTTCCCGCCGTACTAGACACACGCCTCCACGATGAGATGCGCCATCGGAATGCGAGGCCTACTGTAATGTGA
- a CDS encoding Ig domain-containing protein, with translation MAITTTALPTTQPMMSYKVLLNATGGQTPYLWSITSGSLPPGISLTGATGTIAGKATVAGNYTFTVQVQDSASPTTSATQALQVSVVTPGSALKISTVNLPAGQVGVAYSTAATATGGTAPYTWSITSGALPVGLVLSAATGGIAGTPTQSGQSTFTLAVKDSTGLSAQQSLNIQIGTTQPQSSLQINTTSLLGGVVGQGYSVALQASGGVPGYSWSVTSGQFPPGLAIDSASGAIGGVPTATGQFSFTVQVNDSAMPPNTATQTLSITISSNTSGNVGPGSTMAGGLLALPPSRQLGSNILPNGNMQNGNTGWYIPTCWSMDSTVAYTGASASLKYAAGSSCASAAYAPNFVFQANTSYTIGAWVKASVGSNLEAQIKLADGTDSGLSVGGNSPVTVGTNWTYISVPDFDMLPLHNGDNIEARLVVSAPSGQTPSGTVWFSDVTAQPEMPLPISTFLLYPNFRGYLWQTGSQIIRLHVEAGTPSGMTAQIVLQTEGGSIVNTVQQAAQATQEIDIDGTSLALGSYLIHTNLLDSTGAVVSSYPDYRVTKVSSTFQASLVNYIDTDNFLVHNGQKEFVWGVYDRTSSIRCSLCMYTTAAAYDNNIAGFNNLGTIGNYGDTQLNAMTNFAPWSAMSPGPPAVYDQLDPAMQALQSEGVGYLQTVNNWISGNQYRPFWATSLTDPQLWQLAASMMAGKSGGLGYYTYDEPKLGMLPGVFAQYQTLRQYNPGSVAWGALITADQIYRWRDISDVTGCDPYPIGVPVGADEYAVGAPEVAATSSLYIAPTVRVSLWTEGSEQQVFKSRPVWAVLQLWRQWGQFPTYAEMKQSAYKAIIGGANGIMWWGFVSGAGIEEEWYQRQNYQAYFDFKQLSGEVQALQSYLISPPQPQDLSSVSSNQIETRVKASPTQVVIFATSDSASAVNNVTFNLASIVTPSNSTVTVYSENRTLNLSGLSFTDSFAPYDAHVYIITLQ, from the coding sequence GTGGCAATCACTACGACAGCTCTACCGACTACGCAGCCGATGATGTCCTACAAGGTCTTGCTTAATGCGACGGGAGGTCAGACACCATATCTGTGGAGCATTACTTCTGGCTCGCTCCCTCCGGGAATTTCTCTAACCGGCGCAACCGGCACGATCGCCGGCAAAGCTACGGTCGCTGGCAACTATACTTTCACGGTTCAGGTCCAAGACTCTGCTTCGCCGACGACGAGCGCGACGCAGGCTCTACAGGTTAGCGTGGTGACACCCGGCAGTGCCCTGAAGATTTCGACCGTTAATCTGCCGGCGGGTCAAGTGGGCGTCGCATACAGCACTGCCGCCACTGCGACCGGCGGAACAGCCCCTTACACGTGGAGCATCACTTCAGGTGCGCTTCCTGTCGGACTAGTTCTTTCAGCCGCTACAGGAGGAATCGCGGGTACGCCAACGCAGTCTGGCCAATCGACGTTCACTTTGGCTGTCAAGGATTCGACCGGACTCTCCGCGCAACAGTCGCTGAACATCCAAATCGGCACGACGCAACCTCAATCGTCGCTGCAAATCAATACGACTTCACTCCTCGGCGGAGTTGTGGGCCAGGGTTACTCCGTGGCGCTTCAAGCATCTGGTGGGGTTCCCGGCTATAGTTGGAGCGTGACCTCTGGACAGTTTCCGCCGGGCCTGGCTATTGATAGCGCGAGTGGAGCTATCGGCGGGGTACCAACTGCGACGGGGCAATTCTCGTTTACAGTTCAAGTGAACGACTCGGCGATGCCGCCAAACACCGCAACGCAAACGCTGAGCATAACGATTTCCAGCAATACGTCAGGAAATGTTGGGCCGGGGTCGACGATGGCTGGAGGCCTGCTTGCGCTCCCGCCGAGCCGTCAGCTCGGAAGCAACATCCTGCCGAACGGGAACATGCAAAATGGAAATACGGGATGGTACATTCCAACCTGCTGGAGCATGGATTCAACGGTTGCATACACAGGAGCCTCGGCATCGCTCAAGTACGCGGCAGGTTCATCTTGCGCTTCAGCTGCATATGCTCCCAATTTCGTTTTTCAAGCGAACACCTCATACACAATCGGTGCGTGGGTAAAAGCCTCTGTAGGCAGCAATCTTGAAGCTCAAATTAAACTCGCCGACGGGACGGACAGCGGGCTTTCCGTCGGAGGCAATAGTCCCGTGACCGTTGGGACGAACTGGACATACATCAGCGTTCCGGATTTCGACATGCTGCCGCTGCATAATGGAGACAATATCGAAGCGCGCTTAGTGGTATCCGCGCCTAGTGGGCAAACGCCTAGTGGGACAGTATGGTTCTCCGACGTGACGGCGCAGCCGGAGATGCCGCTGCCCATCTCTACTTTCCTGCTCTACCCCAACTTCCGCGGCTACCTGTGGCAGACCGGCTCGCAAATCATCCGCCTGCACGTCGAAGCCGGCACCCCCTCAGGGATGACCGCGCAGATCGTCCTGCAAACCGAAGGTGGCAGCATCGTCAACACCGTGCAACAAGCCGCCCAAGCCACACAGGAAATCGATATCGACGGGACTTCACTGGCATTAGGTTCGTATCTGATCCACACCAACCTGCTGGACAGCACCGGAGCGGTAGTGTCGAGCTATCCGGATTACCGGGTGACGAAGGTGAGCAGCACATTCCAAGCGAGTCTCGTGAACTACATCGATACGGACAATTTTCTGGTGCACAACGGGCAGAAGGAATTTGTGTGGGGCGTGTACGACCGCACCAGCAGCATTCGCTGCAGCCTTTGCATGTACACAACCGCGGCAGCATATGACAACAACATTGCTGGGTTCAACAATCTAGGCACAATCGGGAATTACGGGGACACGCAACTAAATGCCATGACCAATTTTGCGCCATGGTCGGCAATGTCGCCGGGGCCGCCTGCCGTATACGACCAACTCGACCCTGCGATGCAGGCACTTCAGAGCGAAGGAGTCGGGTATCTGCAAACCGTGAACAACTGGATTTCTGGCAATCAGTACAGGCCATTCTGGGCGACGTCCTTGACGGATCCGCAGTTGTGGCAACTGGCCGCGAGCATGATGGCGGGGAAATCTGGCGGTCTTGGATACTACACTTACGACGAGCCAAAGCTAGGAATGCTCCCCGGTGTTTTTGCGCAGTATCAAACCCTAAGGCAGTACAATCCCGGCTCCGTTGCCTGGGGCGCGCTCATCACTGCTGACCAGATTTATCGCTGGCGCGATATCAGCGATGTGACTGGTTGCGACCCCTACCCCATAGGAGTTCCTGTCGGAGCGGACGAATACGCCGTGGGAGCCCCGGAGGTTGCGGCCACATCTTCTTTGTACATTGCCCCAACCGTCCGAGTCTCACTCTGGACGGAAGGAAGCGAGCAACAGGTGTTCAAAAGCCGTCCGGTTTGGGCAGTTCTGCAACTCTGGCGCCAGTGGGGACAGTTCCCGACCTACGCAGAAATGAAACAATCTGCGTACAAGGCGATCATTGGCGGCGCCAATGGCATCATGTGGTGGGGTTTCGTGAGCGGCGCGGGCATTGAAGAAGAATGGTATCAGCGCCAGAATTATCAGGCTTATTTCGACTTCAAACAGCTTTCCGGGGAAGTGCAGGCTTTGCAGTCTTACTTGATTTCTCCTCCACAACCGCAGGACCTCAGCTCTGTCTCGAGCAATCAGATTGAAACGCGGGTGAAAGCCAGCCCTACGCAGGTTGTGATCTTCGCCACAAGCGACTCGGCCTCGGCCGTGAATAACGTGACGTTCAATCTTGCTTCTATCGTCACGCCGTCGAACTCGACAGTGACGGTCTATAGCGAGAATCGCACGCTGAACCTTAGCGGTCTGAGCTTCACTGATTCCTTCGCGCCTTACGACGCTCACGTGTACATCATCACATTACAGTAG
- the xrtA gene encoding exosortase A, translating into MEPTAAGAISTTRTIQERVPWSAWLAGLSVLFLVLYGPILESLVLNWWRDPNYGHGFLVPVFAGYAFWKQRDSLAKIALKPTNLGFLVMLAAIALLLLGSLGAELFTSRFSMLVLISGCVLFLGGWKFLRAITFPLGFLILMIPIPTIIYNQITFPLQLLASRFATFWLQLINVPVLREGNLIILPNYTLEVVDACSGIRSLMTLITLAIAYGYLVERRVWVRWLLVILMIPIAIVSNAIRIMGAGVLTFHYGPTMAEGFFHEFSGWVIFVAALVLMFVCHWILRRVPFGRESKENG; encoded by the coding sequence ATGGAACCGACTGCAGCGGGGGCCATTTCGACGACAAGGACAATCCAAGAGCGGGTACCTTGGTCCGCCTGGCTGGCAGGCTTATCCGTTCTATTCCTGGTTCTTTATGGGCCAATCCTGGAGTCGTTAGTTCTCAATTGGTGGAGAGACCCGAACTACGGCCATGGTTTCTTGGTTCCGGTCTTTGCGGGCTATGCGTTTTGGAAGCAGCGTGATTCCCTGGCTAAGATCGCCTTGAAGCCAACGAACCTTGGCTTCCTTGTCATGCTCGCAGCTATTGCTCTGTTGCTATTGGGTTCGCTTGGCGCAGAGCTTTTTACTAGCCGGTTTTCGATGTTGGTGCTGATTTCTGGTTGTGTTCTGTTTTTGGGAGGGTGGAAGTTCCTGCGCGCAATAACGTTCCCGCTGGGTTTTTTGATTTTGATGATTCCTATCCCGACGATTATCTACAACCAGATCACGTTTCCTCTGCAACTTTTGGCTTCTCGCTTCGCGACTTTCTGGCTCCAATTGATCAACGTTCCGGTTTTGCGTGAAGGCAATCTTATCATCCTGCCGAACTATACGCTCGAGGTCGTGGACGCGTGCAGCGGCATTCGCTCTTTGATGACGCTGATCACACTTGCCATTGCCTATGGCTACCTGGTGGAGCGCAGGGTTTGGGTTCGGTGGCTTCTCGTGATCCTCATGATTCCCATCGCGATCGTCAGCAATGCCATCCGGATTATGGGTGCGGGCGTATTGACGTTTCACTATGGTCCTACCATGGCCGAAGGTTTTTTCCATGAGTTTTCCGGCTGGGTAATTTTTGTCGCCGCATTGGTACTGATGTTCGTTTGCCACTGGATCCTTCGCAGAGTTCCATTCGGCAGGGAGAGCAAAGAAAATGGGTAG
- a CDS encoding EpsI family protein, whose protein sequence is MGSWRMTVRLCIVAATLLGGTVLLHAMSHGEPVVARESFSSLPYSIGDWSGRQIPMTANPTDDARIVQALSVTDYTSREYTTGLSIPPVDLYIGYYASQRTGDTIHSPKNCLPGAGWEPTHVGDATITLLNGKKIVVNDYVIAQGLNKEQVFYWYQGRGRVIASEYWGKFWMIDDAITKNRTDGALVRVITPILGNDTAQARARLVNFTRQLFPLLGKYIPN, encoded by the coding sequence ATGGGTAGCTGGCGGATGACCGTGCGTCTTTGCATCGTAGCGGCCACGCTTCTAGGTGGGACAGTCCTGCTTCACGCGATGAGTCACGGTGAACCTGTCGTAGCGCGCGAATCCTTCAGCAGCCTGCCGTATAGCATTGGAGATTGGTCCGGGCGGCAAATTCCTATGACGGCGAACCCCACTGACGATGCGCGAATTGTTCAGGCACTCAGCGTCACGGATTACACTAGCCGGGAGTATACGACTGGGCTTTCTATCCCGCCGGTCGATCTTTACATCGGCTATTATGCGAGCCAGAGAACTGGCGACACGATTCATTCGCCGAAAAATTGCTTGCCCGGTGCCGGGTGGGAGCCTACTCATGTTGGCGACGCCACAATCACGCTGTTGAATGGGAAGAAAATCGTCGTCAATGATTACGTGATTGCGCAAGGCCTCAACAAGGAACAGGTATTCTATTGGTATCAGGGTCGCGGCCGCGTCATCGCGAGTGAATATTGGGGGAAATTTTGGATGATCGACGACGCGATCACAAAAAATCGAACGGATGGCGCGCTGGTTCGAGTCATAACCCCTATTTTAGGAAATGACACGGCTCAGGCGCGCGCACGCCTGGTGAACTTCACTCGGCAGCTCTTTCCGTTGCTTGGCAAATACATTCCGAATTAG